The Setaria italica strain Yugu1 chromosome IX, Setaria_italica_v2.0, whole genome shotgun sequence genome has a window encoding:
- the LOC101754322 gene encoding pyruvate, phosphate dikinase 2 isoform X3, translating into MAPAAHRDGGAPETERRVFHFGKGRSDGNKAMKDLLGGKGANLAEMARIGLSVPPGFTVSTEACRQYQQQLGGGGGAAMPPGLWDEVLDALRCVERDMGAGLGDPRRPLLLSVRSGAAVSMPGMMDTVLNLGLNDGVVDGLAERSGRRFAFDSYRRFLDMFGNVVMGIPHELFEEKLEAMKVAKGLRNDTELNVKDLEDLVAEYKNVYVVTKGEQFPSDPKRQLHLAILAVFDSWDSTRAKKYRSINRITGLKGTAVNVQCMVFGNMGSTSGTGVLFTRNPSTGEKKLYGEFLVNAQGEDVVSGNRTPQELDAMKECMPEPYAELVENCKILEKHYKEMMDIEFTVQENRLWMLQCRTGKRTGKGAVKIAVDMVNEGLIDHRSAIKMVEPRHLDQLLHPQFENPSSYKDKVIAAGLPASPGAAVGQIVFAAFDAETWHSEGKSVILVRTETSAEDVGGMHAAVGILTARGGMTSHAAVVARGWGKCCVAGCSSIHVNDAEKVVVVGGKVLYEGDWLSLNGSTGEVILGKLPLSLPTLSADLGTFMSWVDEVKQLKVMVNADTPADALAGRKNGAEGIGLCRTEHMFFSSDERIKAMRQMIMADTAEQRQEALGLLLPYQKTDFEGIFRAMDGLPVTIRLLDPPLHEFLPEGNVEDVVHMLSCHTNSTHEEILARVEKLSEVNPMLGFRGCRLGISYPELTAMQARAVFEAAIAVNDQGFQVLPEIMVPLVGTPQELGQQVSVIRQVADKVFAHAETTITYRIGSMIEVPRAALIADEIAELAEFFSFGTNDLTQMTFGYSRDDIGKFLPTYMSQGILQHDPFEVLDQKGVGELVKIATERGRRSRPDLKVGICGEHGGEPSSVAFFAKVGLDYVSCSPFRVPIARLAAAQAAL; encoded by the exons ATGGCGCCGGCGGCTcaccgcgacggcggcgcgccggagACGGAGCGGAGGGTCTTCCACTTCGGCAAGGGCCGGAGCGACGGCAACAAGGCCATGAAGGACCTG CTGGGCGGGAAGGGCGCGAACCTGGCGGAGATGGCGCGCATCGGGCTATCGGTGCCGCCGGGGTTCACCGTGTCCACGGAGGCGTGCCGCCAGTACCAGCagcagctcggcggcggcggcggggccgccaTGCCGCCGGGGCTCTGGGACGAGGTCCTGGACGCGCTGCGCTGCGTGGAGCGCGACATGGGCGCCGGCCTCGGcgacccgcgccgcccgctgctCCTGTCCGTGCGCTCCGGGGCCGCCGTCTCCATGCCAGGCATGATGGACACCGTGCTCAACCTCGGACTCAACGACGGCGTCGTCGACGGCCTCGCGGAGCGCAGCGGCCGGCGATTCGCCTTCGACTCCTACCGCCGCTTTCTTGACATGTTCGGCAACGTG GTTATGGGAATACCTCATGAGCTATTCGAAGAAAAACTAGAAGCCATGAAAGTTGCCAAAGGGTTGCGAAACGATACTGAGTTGAATGTCAAAGATCTGGAAGACCTGGTAGCTGAATATAAGAATGTTTATGTGGTGACCAAAGGTGAACAGTTTCCCTCAG ATCCAAAGAGGCAGTTGCATTTGGCAATCTTGGCTGTTTTTGATTCATGGGACAGTACTAGGGCAAAAAAGTACAGAAGCATTAATCGGATTACTGGATTGAAGGGCACCGCTGTGAATGTTCAGTGCATGGTATTTGGCAACATGGGTAGCACATCAGGCACTGGTGTTCTCTTTACTAGGAACCCTAGTACCGGAGAGAAAAAACTTTATGGCGAGTTCCTTGTCAATGCTCAG GGTGAGGATGTGGTTTCTGGAAATAGAACTCCACAAGAACTTGATGCGATGAAGGAGTGCATGCCAGAGCCTTATGCAGAACTTGTCGAGAACTGCAAAATCTTGGAAAAACATTACAAAGAAATGATG GACATTGAGTTCACTGTTCAAGAAAACAGACTTTGGATGCTTCAGTGCAGAACAGGTAAGCGTACTGGCAAAGGTGCTGTAAAGATTGCTGTGGACATGGTCAATGAGGGCCTGATTGACCATCGCTCGGCAATTAAGATGGTGGAACCACGGCACTTGGACCAGCTTCTTCATCCTCAG TTTGAGAACCCATCGTCATATAAAGACAAAGTCATTGCTGCGGGCCTACCTGCATCACCAGGAGCTGCTGTAGGTCAGATCGTCTTTGCAGCTTTTGATGCTGAAACATGGCATTCAGAAGGAAAATCAGTTATTCTG GTAAGGACTGAGACCAGCGCAGAGGATGTTGGTGGCATGCATGCAGCCGTTGGAATTCTCACAGCCAGAGGTGGTATGACTTCTCATGCTGCAGTTGTAGCCCGTGGCTGGGGCAAATGTTGTGTGGCAGGATGCTCAAGCATCCATGTAAATGATGCTGAGAAG GTGGTAGTCGTTGGAGGCAAGGTGCTTTATGAAGGTGATTGGCTGTCACTGAACGGATCAACTGGAGAGGTTATCTTGGGCAAGCTACCTCTATCCCTGCCAACACTTAGTGCTGATTTGGGAACATTCATGTCTTGGGTGGATGAAGTTAAACAACTAAAG GTTATGGTCAATGCAGACACTCCCGCAGATGCGCTGGCTGGAAGGAAAAATGGTGCTGAAGGCATTGGATTGTGCAGAACTGAACACATG TTCTTTTCTTCTGACGAGAGGATTAAGGCCATGCGACAGATGATAATGGCAGATACTGCTGAACAGAGGCAAGAAGCATTAGGCCTTCTCCTGCCATATCAGAAAACAGACTTTGAAGGGATTTTTCGTGCAATGGATG GCCTTCCTGTAACTATTCGGCTTTTGGATCCTCCACTTCATGAGTTCCTTCCAGAGGGTAACGTTGAGGATGTTGTCCACATGTTATCTTGTCACACTAATTCTACTCACGAGGAAATCCTTGCGAGGGTAGAAAAGCTTTCTGAAGTGAACCCAATGCTGGGTTTCCGTGGGTGCAG gCTTGGTATATCATACCCGGAACTGACAGCAATGCAAGCCCGTGCGGTCTTTGAAGCTGCTATTGCTGTGAATGACCAAGGTTTCCAAGTTTTACCTGAGATAATGGTGCCTCTTGTTGGAACACCTCAG gaacttggccagcagGTGAGCGTGATTCGTCAAGTTGCTGACAAGGTTTTTGCTCATGCAGAAACAACTATTACATACAGAATTGGGTCCATGATCGAGGTTCCGAGGGCAGCTCTTATAGCTGATGAG ATAGCAGAGCTGGCCGAGTTCTTCTCCTTTGGGACAAATGACCTCACGCAGATGACATTTGGTTACAGCAGGGATGACATTGGCAAGTTTCTCCCAACCTACATGTCCCAGGGTATTCTCCAGCACGATCCATTTGAG GTGCTTGACCAGAAGGGGGTCGGGGAGTTGGTTAAGATTGCCACTGAGAGGGGCCGAAGGTCAAGGCCTGATTTGAAG GTGGGCATTTGTGGTGAACATGGTGGCGAGCCTTCTTCTGTTGCATTTTTTGCAAAGGTCGGACTGGACTACGTTTCTTGTTCACCTTTCAG GGTCCCAATTGCAAGGTTAGCTGCAGCGCAGGCGGCCCTCTGA
- the LOC101754322 gene encoding pyruvate, phosphate dikinase 2 isoform X1, whose protein sequence is MLRRAVNWGHETSRGPAPVMGIPHELFEEKLEAMKVAKGLRNDTELNVKDLEDLVAEYKNVYVVTKGEQFPSDPKRQLHLAILAVFDSWDSTRAKKYRSINRITGLKGTAVNVQCMVFGNMGSTSGTGVLFTRNPSTGEKKLYGEFLVNAQGEDVVSGNRTPQELDAMKECMPEPYAELVENCKILEKHYKEMMDIEFTVQENRLWMLQCRTGKRTGKGAVKIAVDMVNEGLIDHRSAIKMVEPRHLDQLLHPQFENPSSYKDKVIAAGLPASPGAAVGQIVFAAFDAETWHSEGKSVILVRTETSAEDVGGMHAAVGILTARGGMTSHAAVVARGWGKCCVAGCSSIHVNDAEKVVVVGGKVLYEGDWLSLNGSTGEVILGKLPLSLPTLSADLGTFMSWVDEVKQLKVMVNADTPADALAGRKNGAEGIGLCRTEHMFFSSDERIKAMRQMIMADTAEQRQEALGLLLPYQKTDFEGIFRAMDGLPVTIRLLDPPLHEFLPEGNVEDVVHMLSCHTNSTHEEILARVEKLSEVNPMLGFRGCRLGISYPELTAMQARAVFEAAIAVNDQGFQVLPEIMVPLVGTPQELGQQVSVIRQVADKVFAHAETTITYRIGSMIEVPRAALIADEIAELAEFFSFGTNDLTQMTFGYSRDDIGKFLPTYMSQGILQHDPFEVLDQKGVGELVKIATERGRRSRPDLKVGICGEHGGEPSSVAFFAKVGLDYVSCSPFRVPIARLAAAQAAL, encoded by the exons ATGCTGCGCCGCGCCGTGAATTGGGGGCACGAGACTTCTCGGGGCCCGGCGCCG GTTATGGGAATACCTCATGAGCTATTCGAAGAAAAACTAGAAGCCATGAAAGTTGCCAAAGGGTTGCGAAACGATACTGAGTTGAATGTCAAAGATCTGGAAGACCTGGTAGCTGAATATAAGAATGTTTATGTGGTGACCAAAGGTGAACAGTTTCCCTCAG ATCCAAAGAGGCAGTTGCATTTGGCAATCTTGGCTGTTTTTGATTCATGGGACAGTACTAGGGCAAAAAAGTACAGAAGCATTAATCGGATTACTGGATTGAAGGGCACCGCTGTGAATGTTCAGTGCATGGTATTTGGCAACATGGGTAGCACATCAGGCACTGGTGTTCTCTTTACTAGGAACCCTAGTACCGGAGAGAAAAAACTTTATGGCGAGTTCCTTGTCAATGCTCAG GGTGAGGATGTGGTTTCTGGAAATAGAACTCCACAAGAACTTGATGCGATGAAGGAGTGCATGCCAGAGCCTTATGCAGAACTTGTCGAGAACTGCAAAATCTTGGAAAAACATTACAAAGAAATGATG GACATTGAGTTCACTGTTCAAGAAAACAGACTTTGGATGCTTCAGTGCAGAACAGGTAAGCGTACTGGCAAAGGTGCTGTAAAGATTGCTGTGGACATGGTCAATGAGGGCCTGATTGACCATCGCTCGGCAATTAAGATGGTGGAACCACGGCACTTGGACCAGCTTCTTCATCCTCAG TTTGAGAACCCATCGTCATATAAAGACAAAGTCATTGCTGCGGGCCTACCTGCATCACCAGGAGCTGCTGTAGGTCAGATCGTCTTTGCAGCTTTTGATGCTGAAACATGGCATTCAGAAGGAAAATCAGTTATTCTG GTAAGGACTGAGACCAGCGCAGAGGATGTTGGTGGCATGCATGCAGCCGTTGGAATTCTCACAGCCAGAGGTGGTATGACTTCTCATGCTGCAGTTGTAGCCCGTGGCTGGGGCAAATGTTGTGTGGCAGGATGCTCAAGCATCCATGTAAATGATGCTGAGAAG GTGGTAGTCGTTGGAGGCAAGGTGCTTTATGAAGGTGATTGGCTGTCACTGAACGGATCAACTGGAGAGGTTATCTTGGGCAAGCTACCTCTATCCCTGCCAACACTTAGTGCTGATTTGGGAACATTCATGTCTTGGGTGGATGAAGTTAAACAACTAAAG GTTATGGTCAATGCAGACACTCCCGCAGATGCGCTGGCTGGAAGGAAAAATGGTGCTGAAGGCATTGGATTGTGCAGAACTGAACACATG TTCTTTTCTTCTGACGAGAGGATTAAGGCCATGCGACAGATGATAATGGCAGATACTGCTGAACAGAGGCAAGAAGCATTAGGCCTTCTCCTGCCATATCAGAAAACAGACTTTGAAGGGATTTTTCGTGCAATGGATG GCCTTCCTGTAACTATTCGGCTTTTGGATCCTCCACTTCATGAGTTCCTTCCAGAGGGTAACGTTGAGGATGTTGTCCACATGTTATCTTGTCACACTAATTCTACTCACGAGGAAATCCTTGCGAGGGTAGAAAAGCTTTCTGAAGTGAACCCAATGCTGGGTTTCCGTGGGTGCAG gCTTGGTATATCATACCCGGAACTGACAGCAATGCAAGCCCGTGCGGTCTTTGAAGCTGCTATTGCTGTGAATGACCAAGGTTTCCAAGTTTTACCTGAGATAATGGTGCCTCTTGTTGGAACACCTCAG gaacttggccagcagGTGAGCGTGATTCGTCAAGTTGCTGACAAGGTTTTTGCTCATGCAGAAACAACTATTACATACAGAATTGGGTCCATGATCGAGGTTCCGAGGGCAGCTCTTATAGCTGATGAG ATAGCAGAGCTGGCCGAGTTCTTCTCCTTTGGGACAAATGACCTCACGCAGATGACATTTGGTTACAGCAGGGATGACATTGGCAAGTTTCTCCCAACCTACATGTCCCAGGGTATTCTCCAGCACGATCCATTTGAG GTGCTTGACCAGAAGGGGGTCGGGGAGTTGGTTAAGATTGCCACTGAGAGGGGCCGAAGGTCAAGGCCTGATTTGAAG GTGGGCATTTGTGGTGAACATGGTGGCGAGCCTTCTTCTGTTGCATTTTTTGCAAAGGTCGGACTGGACTACGTTTCTTGTTCACCTTTCAG GGTCCCAATTGCAAGGTTAGCTGCAGCGCAGGCGGCCCTCTGA
- the LOC101754322 gene encoding pyruvate, phosphate dikinase 2 isoform X2, with translation MGIPHELFEEKLEAMKVAKGLRNDTELNVKDLEDLVAEYKNVYVVTKGEQFPSDPKRQLHLAILAVFDSWDSTRAKKYRSINRITGLKGTAVNVQCMVFGNMGSTSGTGVLFTRNPSTGEKKLYGEFLVNAQGEDVVSGNRTPQELDAMKECMPEPYAELVENCKILEKHYKEMMDIEFTVQENRLWMLQCRTGKRTGKGAVKIAVDMVNEGLIDHRSAIKMVEPRHLDQLLHPQFENPSSYKDKVIAAGLPASPGAAVGQIVFAAFDAETWHSEGKSVILVRTETSAEDVGGMHAAVGILTARGGMTSHAAVVARGWGKCCVAGCSSIHVNDAEKVVVVGGKVLYEGDWLSLNGSTGEVILGKLPLSLPTLSADLGTFMSWVDEVKQLKVMVNADTPADALAGRKNGAEGIGLCRTEHMFFSSDERIKAMRQMIMADTAEQRQEALGLLLPYQKTDFEGIFRAMDGLPVTIRLLDPPLHEFLPEGNVEDVVHMLSCHTNSTHEEILARVEKLSEVNPMLGFRGCRLGISYPELTAMQARAVFEAAIAVNDQGFQVLPEIMVPLVGTPQELGQQVSVIRQVADKVFAHAETTITYRIGSMIEVPRAALIADEIAELAEFFSFGTNDLTQMTFGYSRDDIGKFLPTYMSQGILQHDPFEVLDQKGVGELVKIATERGRRSRPDLKVGICGEHGGEPSSVAFFAKVGLDYVSCSPFRVPIARLAAAQAAL, from the exons ATGGGAATACCTCATGAGCTATTCGAAGAAAAACTAGAAGCCATGAAAGTTGCCAAAGGGTTGCGAAACGATACTGAGTTGAATGTCAAAGATCTGGAAGACCTGGTAGCTGAATATAAGAATGTTTATGTGGTGACCAAAGGTGAACAGTTTCCCTCAG ATCCAAAGAGGCAGTTGCATTTGGCAATCTTGGCTGTTTTTGATTCATGGGACAGTACTAGGGCAAAAAAGTACAGAAGCATTAATCGGATTACTGGATTGAAGGGCACCGCTGTGAATGTTCAGTGCATGGTATTTGGCAACATGGGTAGCACATCAGGCACTGGTGTTCTCTTTACTAGGAACCCTAGTACCGGAGAGAAAAAACTTTATGGCGAGTTCCTTGTCAATGCTCAG GGTGAGGATGTGGTTTCTGGAAATAGAACTCCACAAGAACTTGATGCGATGAAGGAGTGCATGCCAGAGCCTTATGCAGAACTTGTCGAGAACTGCAAAATCTTGGAAAAACATTACAAAGAAATGATG GACATTGAGTTCACTGTTCAAGAAAACAGACTTTGGATGCTTCAGTGCAGAACAGGTAAGCGTACTGGCAAAGGTGCTGTAAAGATTGCTGTGGACATGGTCAATGAGGGCCTGATTGACCATCGCTCGGCAATTAAGATGGTGGAACCACGGCACTTGGACCAGCTTCTTCATCCTCAG TTTGAGAACCCATCGTCATATAAAGACAAAGTCATTGCTGCGGGCCTACCTGCATCACCAGGAGCTGCTGTAGGTCAGATCGTCTTTGCAGCTTTTGATGCTGAAACATGGCATTCAGAAGGAAAATCAGTTATTCTG GTAAGGACTGAGACCAGCGCAGAGGATGTTGGTGGCATGCATGCAGCCGTTGGAATTCTCACAGCCAGAGGTGGTATGACTTCTCATGCTGCAGTTGTAGCCCGTGGCTGGGGCAAATGTTGTGTGGCAGGATGCTCAAGCATCCATGTAAATGATGCTGAGAAG GTGGTAGTCGTTGGAGGCAAGGTGCTTTATGAAGGTGATTGGCTGTCACTGAACGGATCAACTGGAGAGGTTATCTTGGGCAAGCTACCTCTATCCCTGCCAACACTTAGTGCTGATTTGGGAACATTCATGTCTTGGGTGGATGAAGTTAAACAACTAAAG GTTATGGTCAATGCAGACACTCCCGCAGATGCGCTGGCTGGAAGGAAAAATGGTGCTGAAGGCATTGGATTGTGCAGAACTGAACACATG TTCTTTTCTTCTGACGAGAGGATTAAGGCCATGCGACAGATGATAATGGCAGATACTGCTGAACAGAGGCAAGAAGCATTAGGCCTTCTCCTGCCATATCAGAAAACAGACTTTGAAGGGATTTTTCGTGCAATGGATG GCCTTCCTGTAACTATTCGGCTTTTGGATCCTCCACTTCATGAGTTCCTTCCAGAGGGTAACGTTGAGGATGTTGTCCACATGTTATCTTGTCACACTAATTCTACTCACGAGGAAATCCTTGCGAGGGTAGAAAAGCTTTCTGAAGTGAACCCAATGCTGGGTTTCCGTGGGTGCAG gCTTGGTATATCATACCCGGAACTGACAGCAATGCAAGCCCGTGCGGTCTTTGAAGCTGCTATTGCTGTGAATGACCAAGGTTTCCAAGTTTTACCTGAGATAATGGTGCCTCTTGTTGGAACACCTCAG gaacttggccagcagGTGAGCGTGATTCGTCAAGTTGCTGACAAGGTTTTTGCTCATGCAGAAACAACTATTACATACAGAATTGGGTCCATGATCGAGGTTCCGAGGGCAGCTCTTATAGCTGATGAG ATAGCAGAGCTGGCCGAGTTCTTCTCCTTTGGGACAAATGACCTCACGCAGATGACATTTGGTTACAGCAGGGATGACATTGGCAAGTTTCTCCCAACCTACATGTCCCAGGGTATTCTCCAGCACGATCCATTTGAG GTGCTTGACCAGAAGGGGGTCGGGGAGTTGGTTAAGATTGCCACTGAGAGGGGCCGAAGGTCAAGGCCTGATTTGAAG GTGGGCATTTGTGGTGAACATGGTGGCGAGCCTTCTTCTGTTGCATTTTTTGCAAAGGTCGGACTGGACTACGTTTCTTGTTCACCTTTCAG GGTCCCAATTGCAAGGTTAGCTGCAGCGCAGGCGGCCCTCTGA